The following are from one region of the Thiocapsa rosea genome:
- a CDS encoding quinoprotein dehydrogenase-associated SoxYZ-like carrier translates to MASVSESVQRLGSRASGWIRLLCVAALVCGAASAPARVSADSQTDIPAGIGSDPPRDDASDAARWSEIRSALYGDRPIQEAGGLIAMETPYRALDAAVVPVDMTAVLEQTPEHFIETLTLIVDNNPAPVAAVFHFRGGRPWTTLSTRVRVDSYTTIRAVAETNRGELFMAANYLKASGGCSAPSLKDPGAAASELGRMKLLLPEQVSPGERIAAQILIKHPNSSGLQFDQVSRHYIPADFVTTIEASYEGELLFSVESNISISEDPSIHFTFIPNDAGTLTVQAKDSHGRTFEQHFEVPTSGGPRS, encoded by the coding sequence ATGGCATCTGTTTCAGAATCGGTACAACGCCTCGGATCTCGAGCCTCGGGCTGGATCCGCCTGCTTTGCGTTGCGGCTTTGGTGTGCGGTGCCGCGTCGGCACCCGCCCGAGTCTCGGCGGATTCGCAGACGGACATCCCGGCGGGCATCGGGTCCGATCCTCCCCGGGACGATGCCTCGGATGCGGCGCGTTGGTCGGAGATCCGCTCGGCGCTGTACGGCGATCGTCCCATTCAAGAGGCCGGGGGTCTGATTGCCATGGAGACGCCTTATCGCGCGCTGGACGCGGCCGTCGTCCCGGTGGACATGACGGCCGTCCTCGAGCAGACGCCGGAACACTTCATCGAGACGCTGACCTTGATCGTCGACAACAACCCGGCCCCGGTCGCGGCGGTCTTTCACTTCCGGGGCGGACGTCCCTGGACAACGCTGTCGACGCGGGTCCGTGTCGACAGCTACACCACGATCAGGGCCGTTGCGGAGACCAACAGGGGCGAGCTGTTCATGGCGGCGAACTATCTCAAGGCATCCGGGGGTTGCTCCGCGCCGTCGCTGAAGGATCCCGGCGCCGCAGCATCGGAACTCGGCAGGATGAAGCTCCTGCTGCCCGAGCAGGTCTCCCCGGGCGAGCGAATCGCAGCCCAGATCCTGATCAAACATCCAAACAGCTCGGGGCTGCAGTTCGATCAGGTGTCCCGTCACTATATCCCGGCGGATTTCGTGACGACCATCGAGGCGAGCTACGAGGGCGAGCTGCTCTTCAGCGTCGAATCCAACATCTCGATCAGCGAGGACCCCAGCATTCACTTCACCTTCATCCCGAACGACGCCGGCACCCTGACCGTGCAGGCCAAGGACTCGCACGGACGCACCTTCGAGCAGCACTTCGAGGTCCCGACGAGCGGCGGGCCTCGGTCCTGA
- a CDS encoding formate dehydrogenase subunit gamma, whose product MPHASAPPDDPTPFNTDAVREVIRAAASVPGAMLPVLHAVQGHLGHIPSEVVPLVAQALNVSRAEVQGVLDFYHDFRRAPPGRHLVWICRAESCQAMGAEAIETHARNHLGLAYHETTADGALTLEPVYCLGNCACSPAVRVDGEIHGRMDPIRFEKLVEELRAETVTA is encoded by the coding sequence ATGCCCCACGCTTCAGCACCGCCGGATGATCCCACACCCTTCAATACGGACGCCGTGCGGGAGGTGATTCGTGCTGCGGCGTCCGTTCCGGGCGCGATGCTTCCCGTGCTTCATGCCGTTCAGGGTCACCTCGGCCATATACCCTCCGAGGTCGTGCCACTGGTCGCGCAGGCGCTCAACGTGTCGCGCGCCGAGGTTCAGGGCGTGCTCGATTTCTATCACGACTTCCGCCGGGCCCCGCCCGGCCGCCATCTCGTCTGGATCTGCCGAGCGGAGTCCTGCCAGGCGATGGGCGCGGAGGCGATCGAGACCCACGCGCGCAATCACCTCGGTTTGGCATACCACGAGACCACCGCCGACGGTGCCCTGACCCTGGAACCGGTCTACTGCCTGGGCAACTGCGCCTGCTCCCCGGCCGTGCGGGTGGATGGCGAGATCCACGGACGGATGGACCCGATCCGGTTCGAGAAGCTCGTCGAGGAGCTGCGAGCCGAGACGGTGACCGCATGA
- a CDS encoding formate dehydrogenase beta subunit produces the protein MSARVFVPADSGALSVGAEQVARAILAEAEQRREPVTLVRNGSRGLYWLEPMVEVETRAGRIAYGPVRAEDVPDLFAAGFLSGHSHRLGHGLTDHIPYLAGQERLTFARVGLSEPLNLADYCEQGGFVGLRRALEMPPDALIREVTDSGLRGRGGAGFPTGVKWSTVGKAVAATKYVVCNADEGDSGTFSDRMLMEGDPYCLIEGMIIAARAVGAQEGYIYSRSEYPHAFAILASAIQRAREAGYLGPDILGTGQAFDLEVRLGAGAYICGEETSMLESLEGRRGLVRFKPPLPAISGLFGQPTVINNVMSLASVPVILAKGSAFYRDYGVGRSQGTLPFQLAGNIRHGGLVEKAFGLTLNELLYDYGGGSASGRPIRAVQVGGPLGAYLPESRFDVPLDYEAYSRIDAMIGHGGIVAFDDRVDMAKMARYAMEFCAIESCGKCTPCRIGSQRGVEIIDRIVAGRERSKNLILLDSLCDTMVNGSLCALGGMAPYPVRSALQHFPADFGIDTSGIAERERTETVPSRRI, from the coding sequence ATGAGCGCGCGGGTCTTCGTCCCGGCGGATTCCGGCGCGCTGTCGGTGGGCGCCGAGCAGGTAGCGCGCGCGATCCTTGCCGAGGCCGAACAGCGTCGCGAGCCCGTCACGTTGGTGCGCAACGGATCGCGTGGTCTCTACTGGCTCGAGCCGATGGTCGAGGTGGAAACCCGGGCGGGGCGGATTGCCTACGGCCCCGTCCGAGCGGAGGACGTTCCGGATCTCTTCGCGGCCGGCTTCCTCTCGGGACACTCCCATCGGCTCGGCCACGGCCTGACGGACCACATCCCGTATCTCGCCGGTCAGGAACGGCTGACCTTCGCCCGGGTCGGTCTGAGCGAACCCTTGAACCTCGCCGACTATTGCGAGCAGGGCGGTTTCGTCGGCCTGAGACGGGCCCTGGAGATGCCGCCCGACGCGCTCATCCGAGAGGTCACCGACTCGGGCCTGCGCGGGCGGGGCGGGGCCGGATTCCCCACCGGCGTCAAATGGAGCACCGTCGGCAAGGCCGTCGCGGCCACCAAGTATGTCGTCTGCAACGCCGACGAGGGTGACTCGGGGACCTTTTCCGATCGCATGTTGATGGAGGGCGACCCCTACTGCCTGATCGAGGGCATGATCATCGCGGCACGCGCGGTCGGTGCACAGGAGGGTTACATCTATTCGCGCTCGGAATACCCCCATGCCTTCGCCATCCTCGCGAGCGCGATCCAACGGGCTCGGGAAGCGGGCTATCTGGGGCCGGACATCCTGGGCACGGGCCAGGCCTTCGATCTGGAGGTTCGGCTCGGCGCCGGGGCCTATATCTGCGGCGAGGAGACGTCGATGCTGGAGAGCCTCGAGGGGCGGCGCGGTCTGGTGCGCTTCAAACCGCCGTTGCCCGCAATCAGCGGTTTGTTCGGCCAACCCACCGTGATCAACAACGTCATGAGCCTCGCCTCGGTGCCCGTCATCCTCGCCAAGGGCAGCGCCTTCTATCGTGACTACGGCGTCGGTCGATCGCAGGGCACCCTACCCTTCCAGTTGGCTGGCAATATCCGCCATGGCGGGCTGGTCGAGAAGGCCTTCGGGCTGACCCTGAACGAGCTCCTCTACGACTACGGCGGCGGATCCGCCAGCGGTCGGCCGATCCGCGCGGTGCAGGTCGGTGGGCCGCTGGGGGCCTATCTGCCCGAGTCCCGGTTCGACGTCCCGCTCGACTACGAGGCTTACAGCCGGATCGACGCGATGATCGGTCACGGCGGGATCGTTGCGTTCGACGACCGGGTCGACATGGCGAAGATGGCGCGCTACGCGATGGAGTTCTGCGCCATCGAATCCTGCGGCAAGTGCACGCCCTGTCGCATCGGCTCGCAACGCGGGGTCGAGATCATCGACCGGATCGTCGCCGGTCGGGAGCGGTCGAAGAATTTGATTCTTCTTGACTCGCTCTGCGACACCATGGTGAACGGCTCGCTCTGTGCCCTCGGCGGGATGGCGCCCTATCCGGTGCGCTCCGCCCTGCAACATTTCCCGGCGGACTTCGGAATCGACACCTCGGGGATTGCGGAGCGCGAGCGCACCGAGACGGTTCCTTCCAGACGCATTTAA
- the fdhF gene encoding formate dehydrogenase subunit alpha yields the protein MSLPRDIDYGTPARTGERNVTLTIDGLAVRVPEGTSIMRAAQEIGIAIPKLCATDSLEAFGSCRLCLVEIEGRRGYPASCTSLVEDGLVVRTESARLAELRRGVMELYISDHPLDCLTCSANGNCELQDMAGVVGLREVRYGMDGANHFDAESARPQDVSNPYFVFDGAKCILCSRCVRACEEVQGTYALTISGRGFESRVMAGADQSFMDSECVSCGACVQACPTATLMEKSLIERGQAERSVITTCAYCGVGCGFKAEVKGTDVVRMMPWKEGRANDGHACVKGRFAWAYATHADRITTPMIRRRIEDPWEPVSWDEAIGHAASEFRRIQARYGRGAIGGITSSRCTNEETYLVQKLVRAAFGNNNVDTCARVCHSPTGYGLKQTLGESAGTQTFDSVMAADVVMVIGANPTDGHPVFASRLKRRLRQGARLIVVDPRRIDLVKSPHVAADFHLKLRPGTNVSVINALAHVVVTEGLVDDAFIAERCEESSFKAWRDFMALPEQSPEASAEVTGIPAEEMRGAARLFAKAGNGAIYYGLGVTEHSQGSTMVMGIANLAMATGNVGRLGVGVNPLRGQNNVQGSCDMGSFPHELPGYRHVSDAATRALFDDAWGVAIDPEPGLRIPNMFEAALDGSFKGLYCQGEDIVQSDPNTQHVQAAMSALECLVVQDIFLNETAKFAHVFLPGASFLEKDGTFTNAERRISRVRKVMAPLSGLADWEATLALSQALGYPMDYAHPSEIMDEIARLTPTFQGVSYARLDTLGSIQWPCNDASPEGTPIMHLDAFVRGKGRFIITRYVPTDERVNQRFPLLLTTGRILSQYNVGAQTRRTANVLWHDEDRLEIHPHDAEERGIREDDWVGVGSRAGETVLRATITERVQPGVVYTTFHFPESGANVITTDNSDWATNCPEYKVTAVQAVRVDHPSEWQERFQRFSKRQLDLLPKEGEQASAEIASG from the coding sequence ATGTCCCTTCCTCGCGACATCGACTACGGCACCCCCGCACGCACCGGGGAGCGCAACGTGACCCTGACCATCGACGGTTTGGCGGTCCGCGTCCCCGAGGGGACCTCGATCATGCGGGCCGCTCAGGAGATCGGCATCGCGATTCCCAAGCTCTGCGCGACCGACAGCCTGGAGGCCTTCGGATCCTGTCGACTCTGTCTGGTCGAGATCGAGGGACGGCGCGGTTACCCCGCCTCCTGCACCAGCCTGGTGGAGGACGGTTTGGTGGTCCGCACCGAGTCCGCACGCCTCGCCGAGCTGCGTCGCGGGGTCATGGAGCTCTATATCTCGGATCACCCCCTCGATTGCCTGACCTGCTCGGCCAACGGCAATTGCGAGCTGCAGGATATGGCCGGTGTCGTGGGCCTGCGAGAGGTCCGCTACGGCATGGACGGGGCCAACCATTTCGATGCGGAAAGCGCCCGGCCGCAGGACGTGTCGAATCCTTATTTCGTCTTCGACGGCGCCAAGTGCATCCTCTGCAGCCGCTGCGTGCGCGCCTGCGAGGAGGTCCAGGGTACCTATGCCCTCACCATCTCCGGCCGTGGCTTCGAATCCCGGGTCATGGCCGGAGCGGATCAGTCCTTCATGGACTCGGAGTGCGTCTCCTGCGGGGCCTGCGTGCAAGCCTGTCCGACCGCCACCCTGATGGAGAAGAGTCTGATCGAACGCGGTCAGGCGGAGCGTTCCGTGATCACCACCTGTGCCTACTGTGGCGTCGGTTGCGGCTTCAAGGCCGAGGTCAAGGGCACCGACGTGGTGCGCATGATGCCTTGGAAGGAGGGTCGGGCCAACGACGGTCACGCCTGTGTCAAGGGCCGTTTCGCCTGGGCTTATGCAACCCACGCCGATCGCATCACCACGCCGATGATTCGCCGCCGGATCGAGGATCCCTGGGAGCCCGTGAGCTGGGACGAGGCGATCGGACATGCTGCGTCGGAATTTCGTCGCATCCAGGCGCGCTATGGGCGTGGCGCCATCGGCGGCATCACCTCCTCGCGCTGCACCAACGAGGAGACCTACCTGGTTCAGAAGCTGGTGCGGGCCGCCTTCGGCAACAACAACGTCGACACCTGCGCGCGGGTCTGTCACTCGCCGACCGGTTACGGCCTGAAGCAAACCCTGGGGGAGTCCGCAGGCACCCAGACCTTCGACTCGGTGATGGCGGCGGATGTCGTCATGGTCATCGGCGCCAACCCGACCGATGGACACCCGGTATTCGCATCCAGGCTCAAGCGCCGCTTGCGTCAGGGCGCCCGGCTGATCGTGGTGGATCCGCGCCGCATCGACCTGGTCAAGAGTCCCCACGTCGCAGCGGACTTTCACCTCAAGCTGCGTCCGGGCACCAACGTCTCGGTCATCAATGCCTTGGCCCATGTCGTGGTGACGGAAGGTCTGGTCGACGATGCCTTCATCGCCGAGCGCTGCGAAGAGTCGTCCTTCAAGGCTTGGCGAGACTTCATGGCCCTGCCCGAGCAGTCACCCGAGGCATCGGCCGAGGTGACCGGAATCCCCGCCGAGGAGATGCGAGGGGCTGCCCGGCTGTTCGCCAAGGCCGGCAACGGGGCCATCTACTACGGCCTTGGCGTGACCGAGCACAGTCAAGGCTCGACCATGGTCATGGGCATCGCCAACCTGGCGATGGCCACCGGCAACGTCGGCCGGCTGGGCGTCGGGGTCAATCCCTTGCGGGGCCAGAACAATGTCCAGGGCTCCTGCGACATGGGATCCTTCCCGCATGAACTCCCCGGATACCGGCATGTTTCGGACGCCGCGACCCGCGCCCTCTTCGATGACGCCTGGGGCGTGGCGATCGACCCGGAGCCCGGTCTGCGCATTCCGAACATGTTCGAGGCCGCCCTCGACGGGAGCTTCAAGGGGCTCTACTGCCAGGGCGAGGATATCGTCCAATCCGACCCCAACACCCAGCATGTCCAGGCCGCCATGTCCGCGCTGGAATGCCTGGTGGTGCAGGACATCTTCCTGAACGAGACGGCCAAGTTCGCCCATGTGTTCCTGCCCGGAGCCAGTTTTCTCGAAAAGGACGGCACCTTCACCAATGCGGAACGGCGGATCTCTCGGGTGCGCAAGGTGATGGCCCCGCTGTCCGGTCTCGCCGACTGGGAAGCCACCCTCGCCCTCTCGCAGGCACTCGGCTATCCGATGGACTATGCCCATCCGTCCGAGATCATGGACGAGATCGCCCGCCTCACCCCGACGTTCCAAGGCGTGAGCTACGCGCGACTCGACACACTCGGAAGCATCCAATGGCCCTGCAACGACGCAAGTCCCGAGGGCACGCCGATCATGCATCTCGACGCATTCGTCCGCGGCAAGGGACGCTTCATCATCACCCGCTATGTCCCGACGGACGAGCGCGTAAACCAGCGGTTCCCGTTGCTGCTGACCACCGGACGGATCCTGTCGCAGTACAACGTCGGGGCGCAGACCCGGCGGACCGCAAACGTGCTCTGGCACGACGAGGACCGCCTCGAGATCCATCCCCACGACGCCGAGGAGCGCGGCATCCGCGAGGACGACTGGGTCGGTGTCGGGAGCCGCGCCGGGGAGACTGTCCTGCGAGCGACCATCACCGAGCGGGTGCAGCCGGGCGTGGTCTACACCACCTTCCACTTCCCGGAGTCCGGCGCCAACGTCATCACGACGGACAACTCCGACTGGGCGACCAACTGCCCGGAATACAAGGTCACGGCCGTTCAGGCGGTGCGCGTCGACCACCCCTCCGAATGGCAGGAGCGCTTCCAGCGGTTCTCGAAGAGGCAACTGGATCTCCTGCCGAAGGAGGGCGAGCAGGCGAGCGCCGAGATCGCATCGGGATAA
- the fdhD gene encoding formate dehydrogenase accessory sulfurtransferase FdhD, whose product MECPLPFASTEDAPDERAPIIEWPDQYALEVVALDRVRSTRRRDRVIEEVPIALVFNCISHAVMLATPTDLEDFALGFSLGEGILRSPGELLDCEPVGVPEGIEIRMTVVGWRFAELKERRRTLAGRTGCGLCGVESLKALSRPVVPVSRTCVPRAGAVARAVAVLPVYQRLFRETGGGHAAAWIDADGDVQLVREDVGRHNALDKLIGALTRRGFTPHAGFIICTSRASYEMVQKAMSAGVGLLVAVSAPTGAAVRLAEAAGMTLVGFARGERMSVYTHPRSILLSVQGFSMDIHNLVKMANQIGDFFGAWPDQQEACDEIASHLKRFWDPRMRARMIAHVEETDGAGLSEIVTQAIRQLEPPESIRDSAQPPESAP is encoded by the coding sequence ATGGAATGTCCACTGCCCTTTGCGAGCACGGAGGACGCCCCGGACGAGCGAGCCCCGATCATCGAATGGCCGGACCAATACGCGCTCGAGGTCGTCGCACTCGACAGAGTGCGATCGACCCGGCGTCGCGATCGCGTCATCGAGGAGGTGCCGATCGCGCTGGTCTTCAATTGCATCTCCCACGCGGTGATGCTGGCCACCCCGACGGACCTGGAAGACTTCGCCCTCGGCTTCAGTCTCGGCGAGGGCATCCTGAGGTCGCCGGGAGAGCTGTTGGACTGCGAGCCCGTCGGTGTCCCGGAGGGCATCGAGATCCGAATGACCGTGGTCGGATGGCGCTTCGCCGAGCTCAAGGAGCGTCGACGGACCCTGGCCGGACGGACCGGCTGCGGGCTCTGCGGCGTGGAGAGTCTGAAAGCATTGTCCCGACCCGTCGTTCCCGTGTCCCGGACCTGCGTGCCCCGCGCCGGCGCCGTCGCACGGGCCGTCGCTGTGCTACCGGTCTACCAGCGTCTTTTTCGCGAGACCGGCGGTGGCCACGCGGCGGCCTGGATCGATGCCGATGGAGATGTCCAGCTGGTGCGCGAGGATGTCGGCCGGCACAATGCCCTCGACAAGCTGATCGGGGCTCTCACGCGCCGCGGTTTCACCCCGCACGCGGGTTTCATCATCTGCACCAGCCGCGCAAGCTACGAAATGGTCCAAAAGGCCATGAGCGCCGGCGTCGGTCTCTTGGTCGCCGTCTCGGCCCCGACCGGCGCCGCCGTGCGGCTGGCCGAGGCGGCTGGAATGACACTCGTCGGGTTCGCCCGTGGCGAACGGATGTCGGTCTACACCCATCCGCGGTCGATCTTGCTCTCTGTCCAGGGGTTCAGCATGGATATCCACAATCTCGTAAAGATGGCGAATCAGATCGGCGACTTCTTCGGCGCCTGGCCTGATCAACAGGAAGCATGCGACGAGATCGCCAGCCACCTGAAGCGATTCTGGGACCCGCGGATGCGCGCCCGGATGATCGCCCATGTCGAGGAAACCGACGGGGCGGGGTTGAGCGAGATTGTCACCCAGGCGATCCGTCAGCTCGAGCCGCCCGAGAGTATCCGCGATTCCGCGCAGCCGCCCGAATCAGCCCCTTGA
- a CDS encoding c-type cytochrome, with protein MNNKKTRGGISTTTALVAALSVGSADAVQAADGATLYQEKVCHSCHGANPDEPTIPAYPKLAGQNAVYSLQQMKDIRDGRRTNGLSIAMKAVVGSVTDEEFQIIAEWLQTQ; from the coding sequence ATGAACAACAAGAAGACACGCGGCGGGATATCGACCACCACGGCCCTTGTGGCCGCTCTCTCCGTCGGTTCTGCCGACGCCGTTCAGGCCGCCGATGGCGCGACTCTCTACCAGGAAAAGGTCTGTCACAGTTGCCATGGCGCAAACCCCGACGAGCCGACGATCCCCGCCTATCCCAAACTCGCGGGTCAGAATGCCGTCTACTCCCTGCAACAGATGAAGGATATTCGTGACGGCAGACGCACCAACGGGCTGTCGATCGCGATGAAAGCCGTTGTCGGAAGCGTGACCGACGAAGAATTCCAGATCATTGCGGAGTGGTTGCAAACCCAGTAG
- a CDS encoding ABC transporter substrate-binding protein — MALRRFAGVLLALTWTMSVPAEETRISIGLIGQVSEVHVPLSALEPAIQDDGAEGARQGIRDNNTTGRFTGHNFEFVQIQVKADESPVAALRELAGQGIRLVLVDLPAADLLALADLPEAAESILFNIGAPDDALRVSECRENLLHTAPSRAMLADALAQYLAWKRWTRWFLVAGQSPEDQAFAAALKRAAKRFGAKIEVEKTWTFEAGARRTDSGHFNEKAAANLFTQVADYDILVVADESDVFGEYLNYRTFRPRPLGGTQGLTATAWSGVNEQWGGTQFQRRFHQETGRWMTPRDYAAWLAVRSIGEAVTRTDSHDPRRLRDYLLGPDFALAAFKGVPVSYRDWNGQLRQPILITSPRLLVSVSPQEGFLHEHSTLDTLGYDRPESRCKR; from the coding sequence TTGGCTCTTCGCCGGTTCGCCGGTGTCCTTCTGGCTCTGACCTGGACAATGTCGGTCCCGGCCGAGGAGACCCGAATCAGCATCGGCCTCATCGGGCAAGTCTCCGAGGTACATGTTCCGCTGTCGGCGCTCGAGCCGGCAATCCAGGACGATGGGGCCGAAGGTGCGCGCCAGGGGATTCGGGACAACAACACGACGGGGCGCTTCACCGGCCACAACTTCGAGTTCGTCCAGATCCAGGTCAAGGCCGACGAATCGCCGGTGGCGGCCCTGCGCGAGCTGGCGGGGCAAGGCATCCGACTGGTCCTGGTCGACCTACCCGCAGCGGATCTCCTGGCCCTGGCCGACTTGCCCGAGGCCGCCGAATCGATCCTGTTCAACATCGGCGCACCGGACGACGCGCTGCGGGTCTCCGAGTGCCGGGAGAATCTACTCCATACCGCGCCCAGTCGCGCCATGTTGGCGGACGCGCTGGCACAGTACCTCGCTTGGAAGCGTTGGACTCGGTGGTTTCTCGTCGCGGGCCAGTCACCAGAAGATCAGGCCTTCGCCGCCGCCCTGAAGCGCGCGGCCAAGCGGTTCGGAGCCAAGATCGAGGTGGAGAAGACCTGGACCTTCGAGGCAGGGGCGAGGCGCACCGACTCGGGCCATTTCAACGAGAAGGCGGCGGCGAACCTCTTTACCCAAGTCGCCGACTACGACATCCTGGTGGTCGCCGACGAGTCCGATGTGTTCGGCGAGTATCTGAATTACCGAACCTTTCGTCCTCGTCCCTTGGGCGGCACCCAGGGCCTGACGGCAACGGCCTGGAGCGGGGTCAACGAGCAGTGGGGCGGTACCCAGTTCCAACGCCGCTTCCATCAAGAGACCGGCCGTTGGATGACGCCGCGCGACTACGCGGCATGGCTTGCGGTGCGCAGCATCGGCGAGGCCGTCACCCGCACCGATTCGCACGACCCGCGCCGCTTGCGGGACTACCTGCTCGGACCGGATTTTGCGCTCGCCGCCTTCAAGGGTGTCCCGGTCTCGTATCGCGACTGGAACGGCCAGCTTCGACAACCGATCCTGATCACCTCGCCACGTCTGTTGGTATCGGTCTCGCCGCAGGAAGGATTCCTGCACGAACACTCAACCCTGGACACACTGGGCTACGATCGCCCCGAGTCCCGCTGCAAGAGGTAA
- a CDS encoding PQQ-dependent catabolism-associated beta-propeller protein: protein MPDPIGKSSPGTAPTGPARSLFGVALATGLALLVPASAVHAYSVYVSSEQDNTITIVDGETLEIREVVKVGERPRGIALDPDLKTLYICASDADQIEVMDLETRKVTHTLPSGPDPELLALGPEGRFIYVANEDDNMVTVIDKEKRSKVTEIQVGVEPEGMGVSPDGKWLVNTSETSNMAHFINLETYEIEANVLVDQRPRVAQFTPDGRQVWVSSEIGGTVSVIDAATKEKVKVIGFEIPGMQKEAIQPVGIAITRDGRRAFVALGPSARVAVIDTASLEVEKYLLVGQRVWNLAFSPDETRLFTTNGVSNDMSVIDLDPLRVRKTVAVGRLPWGVVTGP, encoded by the coding sequence ATGCCCGATCCCATTGGAAAGTCGTCCCCCGGCACGGCCCCGACCGGACCGGCTCGGAGCCTCTTCGGGGTTGCGCTGGCGACCGGCCTGGCGCTCCTGGTCCCCGCCAGCGCCGTTCACGCCTATTCGGTCTATGTCTCCAGCGAGCAGGACAACACCATCACGATCGTGGATGGCGAAACCCTGGAGATCCGGGAGGTCGTGAAGGTCGGCGAACGGCCCCGCGGGATCGCGCTCGATCCGGACCTCAAGACACTCTATATCTGCGCCAGCGATGCCGATCAGATCGAAGTCATGGATCTGGAGACCCGCAAGGTCACCCATACCCTACCCTCCGGACCTGATCCGGAGCTGCTGGCCTTGGGGCCAGAGGGGCGCTTTATTTACGTCGCCAACGAAGACGACAACATGGTCACCGTGATCGATAAGGAGAAGCGATCCAAGGTCACCGAGATCCAGGTCGGAGTGGAACCCGAGGGCATGGGGGTCAGCCCGGACGGCAAGTGGCTGGTGAATACCTCGGAGACCAGCAACATGGCGCATTTCATCAACCTCGAGACCTATGAGATCGAGGCCAACGTCCTGGTGGATCAGCGCCCGCGGGTCGCGCAGTTCACCCCGGACGGACGGCAAGTCTGGGTCTCCTCCGAGATCGGCGGCACCGTCAGCGTGATCGATGCCGCGACCAAGGAGAAGGTCAAGGTCATCGGCTTCGAGATCCCCGGGATGCAGAAAGAGGCCATTCAACCCGTCGGCATCGCCATTACGCGCGATGGGCGACGCGCCTTCGTCGCCTTGGGACCGTCGGCACGTGTCGCGGTCATCGACACCGCCAGTCTCGAGGTCGAGAAGTACCTTTTGGTCGGGCAGCGCGTCTGGAACCTCGCCTTCTCCCCCGACGAGACACGCCTGTTCACGACCAACGGGGTCAGCAATGATATGTCCGTGATCGATCTGGATCCCCTGCGTGTCCGCAAGACGGTGGCGGTCGGACGTCTGCCCTGGGGGGTCGTGACGGGTCCATGA
- a CDS encoding ABC transporter ATP-binding protein: MSQVATPEGMALELDSVSFAYPRRPVLQEVSFTVAAGAFCVLLGPNGAGKTTLFSLITRLFLCRSGSIRIFGHDLGREGREALGRLGVVFQQPTLDLDLSVDQNLRYYGALQGHPDRIMGTRIREALCDADLAERAGEKVRHLSGGQRRRLELARALLNDPRLLLADEPTVGLDIQSRRDIIVRVREGCGSRGVGVLWATHLVDEVEPHDQLVVLHQGRVVRQGIASAILAETGSKTVHQAYSLLTGGGPKS, from the coding sequence ATGAGCCAGGTCGCGACTCCGGAGGGCATGGCACTGGAGCTGGATTCGGTCTCGTTCGCCTATCCCCGTCGGCCGGTCCTGCAGGAGGTGTCCTTCACGGTCGCCGCGGGCGCCTTCTGCGTGCTGCTGGGCCCCAACGGCGCCGGCAAGACCACGCTCTTCTCCTTGATCACGCGCCTCTTTCTCTGTCGTTCTGGCAGCATCCGGATCTTCGGGCACGATCTGGGACGGGAGGGGCGCGAGGCACTGGGCCGACTCGGCGTGGTGTTTCAGCAGCCGACCCTGGATCTGGATCTCAGCGTCGACCAGAATCTGCGCTATTACGGCGCCCTCCAAGGACATCCGGATCGCATCATGGGGACGCGGATCCGCGAGGCCCTGTGCGATGCGGATCTGGCCGAGCGTGCCGGCGAAAAAGTGCGGCACCTCAGCGGCGGCCAACGACGGCGACTGGAGCTGGCACGCGCCCTTCTCAACGACCCGCGCCTGCTGCTGGCCGACGAGCCGACCGTCGGTCTGGACATCCAGAGCCGTCGCGACATCATCGTGCGGGTACGCGAGGGCTGCGGCAGCCGCGGCGTCGGCGTGCTCTGGGCGACGCACCTGGTCGACGAGGTCGAGCCGCACGACCAACTGGTGGTTCTCCACCAGGGCCGGGTGGTCCGACAAGGCATCGCCTCGGCCATCCTGGCGGAGACCGGCAGCAAGACCGTTCACCAGGCCTATAGCCTGCTGACGGGCGGCGGCCCAAAATCATGA